ATTGCCACCGCTGCCATCGACGAATGTAAGTCCATTCACCGACTGAAGCCCGGACAGGTCCAAGGTATTTGCGGCAGACGTACCCATCAGGCCATGATTATTGCCCGCCCAGTTTTCAATGCTCTGACTGCTGGCATTGAAATTGGTCAAGGTCAGGTTGCTGGTTCCCTCAACCTTGAGAGTGTCTGTCCCGCTTCCGCCGTTAAGAATGTCGGTGGAGTCGCTAGCCCCCGTGACGAGAAGCGTATCATCGCCGTCACCACCCATGACGCTATCCACACCGGCACCGCCTCTGAGCGAGTCGGCGAATGCGGATCCGATGAGGGTGTCATTGCCACCGCTACCGTCGACAAATGTAAGCCCATTCACCGACTGAAGCCCGGACAGGTCCAAGGTATTTGCGGCAGACGTACCGATCAGGCCATGATTATTGCCCGCCCAGTTTTCAACGCTCTGACTGCTGGCATTGAAATTGGTCAAGGTCAGGTTGCTGGTTCCCTCAACCTTGAGAGTGTCTGTCCCACTTCCGCCGTTAAGAATGTCGGTGGAGTCGCTAGTCCCCGTGACGAGAAGCGTATCATCGCCGTCGCCACCCATGACGCTATCCACGCCGGCACCGCCTCTGAGCGAGTCGGCGAACGCCGAGCCGATGAGGGTGTCGTTACCCTCAAGGCCACTGATGACGCCCACACCCGATTTGGCAGTAAGACCGCTGAAATCAAGCGTATTTGCAGCGCCCGTACCGTTTATGGCGTTGTTGTTCGTACCCAGAAGGACTTCAATGCTTTGGGTGGTGGCATTGAATTTGGCCAAAGTTAGAGCGGCAGCGGTGTTGATCTTGAGCGTATCCACACCTCCATCGCCGGAGAGAGTGTCATACGTGTCATTGGCGCCCGACACATTGAATGTGTCATTGCCATCACCGCCACTGATCGTGTCGGTTCCCGCTCCGCCTGTCAGATTGTCATTGCCACCAAGGCCTGAAATCTTGTCATTGCCACCCGCGCCATTGATGATGTCGTCTTCGTCGGTTGCAAACCGGCCGGAAATTCCTTGCGTGCGGTCAATGACATTGGCGGCCGATGTGCCTGTTACGGTGTTGCCCGCAAGATCACCGACATTGATCGTGAAGTTTTCATGAACGGTTGATGCTCCGTCGGTAGCGACGACCGTGACTTCGTGACTGGTTGCCGTCTCAAAATCGAGCAGTGCCCCATTGGCGACTGTGATTACACCGGTTGTCGGATTTATCGCAAACCGGCCACCGGCATTGTCGAGCAATGTGTAGGTTACGGCGTCACCGCCAGTCGCCGATACAACCGTTATGCCAACGGTGGCCCCGGTGGCTGCATTTTCGGCGACCGTGTTGGCGCTTGCATTGCCATCCGAGAGAGCGCCGGGAGCCACGTCGGTCACCGTGATCGCATAGCTCTTGGTAATGAAGGCTGACGATGGATCGGCGGCCACGACCACAATATTGTAGACATTGTTACCGCCGATATCAGTCGGGTTCTCGAAATCCGGCCCCGTCCTGAAGGAAAGAATGCCGTTCTTGTCGATCTGAAATTTCGCCGCATCCGGACCGGCGACGGCGAAGGTGAGATCGTCGCAATCAATGCCGGTCAGAACCGAGCCCAATATAGTCGAGTTCTCCGCAATTGGAGCAAATGAATCTACCAAGATCGGAGCCGAATTTGTGACTTCGATCATAAAGGTCGTATCGACCGAATGATTGAAGCCATTCGTGGCCCGCACGGTCACATTGTGAGTCGTCGCGGTCTCAAAATCGAGGAGGCTACCATTTGCGACAGTGATTTCACCGGTCGCTTGATCGATCGTGAATCGACCGCCGGCGTCGTCAGCGAGCGAATAGGATATTCCCGTGCCCGTGCTATCTGCCGCGTGGGCGATGACACCTGTGCTCGAACCGCTCGCGGCACCTTCCGCCACGGCGTTGGTAGCGGAATTCGAGTCTACCAGACCGATTGGCAGAATATCCGGTGTGAGAATGGTCGTGGCGATCCCGCCCGCGGCCTGTGCTGCGGCAAAAGTCGTATATTCACTGTCGCCACCGACTAGGAAGAACGTCTCTCCGTTGCCATCGACGACCTTCTCGACGCCCTTCAGGCTGTCGTTGCCGTCGGCTCCAGCTGAGACCTGCCAGCCATTGCTGACATCATAGGTGAAGTCGGCAGCCGACAGGTCGCCGGAGTAGTTTGCGGCATCGATGCCGGCTCCGCCGTCGATTGAGTCGTTTCCGGCTCCGCCATTCAGGACGTCGTTGCCGCCGGCACCGTCGAGCGTCACCGGGCCCGCGACATACTCGCCGTGGATAGTCTCGCCGGCGTTGCTGCCCGTCACCACGTCGGCCGCGCCGTTGAGGTAGATGGAAATCGGACGTGCCTGGTCGAGGAAGGTGTTGTCCGAGGCGATTGACGGGATATCCGCGTCGACAAACGGCAGCACCGCGATGTGCGCCCCGTCCGAGTTGGAGAAGCTGTTGCCCGTGATGGTCACGTCGACCGTTTCGGTGACGATGCCGTTGCCATTGCCCTGGAAAGTGTTGTCGGTGATGGCACCCTGCGCGCCCTGCACGAGGTAGGCGCCCTCGCTCCAGCCGGTGATCTGGCTGGTGCTGAGGCTGAAGTCGGCTGCCGTTCCGCCGACGCCGAACGGGCGCGTGTCCTCGGCCGAGCCGGTGAAGACGGCGTTGGCAATGCTGACATGGTCGCCGGTGACGAACAGGCCGTAGGGCCGATCAAGGCCGCCGAAATTGTAGGCGCCCGTAAAGTCGACGCCGTCGATGGTGACGTGGTCTGCGGTAACCAGCACGCCGCCACTGATGACAGCGCCGTCCGCACCCAGAATGGTCACCTGCTTGTCAATCGTCAGCGGCCCGCCGAAGGTTCCGGCGGCCAGCATGATGGTGTCGCCGTCGGCCGCCGCGTCGAGCGCGGCCTGGATGGTGGCGAAGCCGCCGCCGCCGACCAGGAGCGTCTTGCCGCCGACCGCATCCTCGAGCACCTCGACGCCGTCCAGCGTGTCGGTTCCGTCGGCGCTGGTCACCGTCCATGTCGCGCCACCGACGTTGTAATGGATGTCGGTTGCTGCGTGCACGTCGCCCGATACCACCGCAGTGTCGATGCCATCGCCGCCATGGATGATGTCGTTGCCGTGGCTGCCGACCAGACGATCATTGCCGCCGGCGCCATCGAGGGTGACTGGACCACTGACATATGCGGCGGTGATGAACTCGCCGACCTCGCTGCCGGTGACGGTCTGGGCCCCTCCGTTGAGATAGACAGAAATCGGACGTGCCTGGTCGAGGAAGGTGTTGTCCGAGCCAATCGAGGAGAGGTTCGCGTCGACAAATGGCAGCACCGCGATGTGGGCGCCGTCGGAATCGGAGAAGCTGTTGCCCGTGATGGTCACGTCGACCGTTTCGGTGACGATGCCGTTGCCATTGTGCTCGAAAGTGTTGCCGGTGATTGAACCCTGTGCGCCCTGCACGATGTAGGCGCCCTCGCTCCAGCCGGTGATCTGGCTGTGGCTGAGGCTGAAGTCGGCTGCCGTTCCGCCGACGCCGAACGGGCGCGTGTCCTCGGCCGAGCCGGTGAAGACGGCGTTGGCAATGCTGACATGGTCGCCGGTGACGAACAGGCCGTAGGGCCGATCAAGGCCGCCGAAATTGTGGGCGCCCGTAAAGTCGACGCCGTCGATGGTGACGTGGTCTGCGGTAACCAGCACGCCGCCACTGATGACAGCGCCGTCCGCACCCAGAATGGTCACCTGCTTGTCAATCGTCAGCGGCCCGCCGAAGGTTCCGGCGGCCAGCATGATGGTGTCGCCATCGGCCGCCGCGTCGAGCGCGGCCTGGATGGTGGCGAAGCCGCCGCCGCCGACCAGGAGCGTCTTGCCGTCGACCGCATCCTCGAGCACCTCGACGCCGTCCAGCGTGTCGGTTCCGTCGGCGCTGGTCACCGTCCATGTCGCGTCACCGACGTTGTAATGGACGTCGGTTGCTGCGTGCACGTCGCCCGAGACCACCGCGGTGTCGATGCCATCGCCGCCATGGATGATGTCGTTGCCGTGGCTGCCGACCAGACGATCATTGCCGCCGGCACCATTGAGAGTGACCGGGCCCGCGACATACTCGCCGTGGATGGTCTCGCCGGCGTCGCTGCCCGTCACCACGTCGGCCGCGCCGTTGAGGTAGATGGAAATCGGACGATCCTGGTCGAGGAACGTATTGTCGTGAATGGTGCTGCCGACATTCGTGTCCACAAACGGCAGGGAGACGATGTGCGCCCCGTCCGAGTTGGAGAAGCTGTTGCCCGTGATGGTCACGTCGACCGTTTCGGTGACGATGCCGTTGCCATTGCCCTGGAAAGTGTTGTCGGTGATGGCACCCTGCGCGCCCTGCACGAGGTAGGCGCCCTCGCTCCAGCCGGTGATCTGGCTGGTGCTGAGGCTGAAGTCGGCTGCCGTTCCGCCGACGCCGAACGGGCGCGTGTCCTCGGCCGAGCCGGTGAAGACGGCGTTGGCAATGCTGACATGGTCGCCGGTGACGAACAGGCCGTAGGGCCGATCAAGGCCGCCGAAATTGTAGGCGCCCGTAAAGTCGACGCCGTCGATGGTGACGTGGTCTGCGGTAACCAGCACGCCGCCACTGATGACAGCGCCGTCCGCACCCAGAATGGTCACCTGCTTGTCAATCGTCAGCGGCCCGCCGAAGGTTCCGGCGGCCAGCATGATGGTGTCGCCGTCGGCCGCCGCGTCGAGCGCGGCCTGGATGGTGGCGAAGCCGCCGCCGCCGACCAGGAGCGTCTTGCCGCCGACCGCATCCTCGAGCACCTCGACGCCGTCCAGCGTGTCGGTTCCGTCGGCGCTGGTCACCGTCCATGTCGCGCCACCGACGTTGTAATGGATGTCGGTTGCTGCGTGCACGTCGCCCGATACCACCGCAGTGTCGATGCCATCGCCGCCATGGATGATGTCGTTTCCAGCTCCGCCATTCAGGACGTCGTTGCCGCCACGGCCATAGAGAAAGTCATTGCCGCCGCGGCCATTGAGGACGTCGCTGTCATTGGCCGAACCCTGGCTCGGATGGTTGTTTCCATCGAGAACATCGGCATAGTCGGTGCCGGACAGCGTATCGTCTCCCGATCCTCCCAGGACGACAACATAGTCATTGGCAGAGCTGACCGGCGTGAGATGGTCCACTGCCGTTTCGGCGTCAAACGAGACACCGGTGGTAAAGTTCCTGAAGTTGAAGTCGGTGCCGACATTCTGGAAGTCGTTGTCGGTGATGTTCAGGTTGTCGGTGTTGATGCCGCCGGAGACGGCTGTGCCGGTCGAAACGAAGGCATTGCCGGCAACATCCAGATGCGAGTTTCCGGACAAATCGGCATTGATGCCGGTGCGGGCGAATTCAATCTTGTTATCCGAGATCGTGATGTCCACCCCGCCGCCATCCAGCCATACGGCGCGCCCCCACGAGGCAGTGCCGAACAGACCCTGTTGGTTGCCGGTAAAGTAGTTGTCGGTGATCGCGATCTCACCCGACGCGATCGGGGAAATCGATATGGCGCGGTCATCCGCGGCGCCGCCCTGAGCGGTAGAGTAGAATATGCTGTTGGTGACGATGTGCGGATGGCCCGCGGGCCCACTTGTCATGATCTCCAGCGTGGGATCGCTGGCACCACCGCCCGTGGTCGTCCCGTCATTGAGGAAACGCACCCCGTCAATAACGACCTGGCCGCCCGCCGTTATGGAATGGTGGCCAACGATCGTGGTTTCCCCAGTGCCCCCGACCGCGTCCCGGCCAGCACCCGTCGCGCCGGCTCCCTCCTGGGCCCCCAGGATGGTAACAGCTTTGTCAATAACCAGATCCTCGTCATAGGATCCGGCACTCACGACGATAATATCGCCTTCACTCGCTGCATTGATGGCAGCCTGGATCGTGAGATAAGAACCGGCGACAGACCCGACATAAAACGTAGCCATAATCTTTGTTTCCTAATTTTGACAAATACCCATTGTCTGCGCGTCCATACGCACAGCCTGGCGTCATGCGGGTTTTCGATTTCACAGTCGAAAGTTATTCGCCGTCCGTTTCGCCGTGGCAACGAGTTAATGAAGAGCCCTTAATGATGCAAGCCGCTCGATATGAAGATTGGCCAGCTGGCGTTAAATCACAGGAAATTGGCGTATCGCCAAAAGTATATCCGACACGGCGAAGGCGGTTTTCGAAAGCTTTAGAAGAAGGATAAGAGATATTCTTTCGAAGGGCCCCACCCCTGAAGATTTGTTGCAGTTAGAGTCCGGCCCTGGGGAAGAAGACGGATGATGAGGGGAAGCGGTTCACGGAAGAGTACGCAAGAGGCTGGGACTAAAGCCTGCCTGGCCGGCAGACACGGCATTTTGGAAGCGACGATATACAACTGGAAGGCCAAGGATGTTGTCTTGGATGTGTCGGAAGCGCGCCGGCGGAAGGCTCTGGAAGACGAGAGGGGCAGCTGAAGCGGCAGCGCGAGGCTATCGCTTGTAGCGACACTGCCGCCAACCGCCATGCTCAGGTGGGAGGGCGAGCCGTCAGGCATTAACCGGCTCTATCGCGAAAA
This genomic stretch from Nordella sp. HKS 07 harbors:
- a CDS encoding cadherin domain-containing protein yields the protein MATFYVGSVAGSYLTIQAAINAASEGDIIVVSAGSYDEDLVIDKAVTILGAQEGAGATGAGRDAVGGTGETTIVGHHSITAGGQVVIDGVRFLNDGTTTGGGASDPTLEIMTSGPAGHPHIVTNSIFYSTAQGGAADDRAISISPIASGEIAITDNYFTGNQQGLFGTASWGRAVWLDGGGVDITISDNKIEFARTGINADLSGNSHLDVAGNAFVSTGTAVSGGINTDNLNITDNDFQNVGTDFNFRNFTTGVSFDAETAVDHLTPVSSANDYVVVLGGSGDDTLSGTDYADVLDGNNHPSQGSANDSDVLNGRGGNDFLYGRGGNDVLNGGAGNDIIHGGDGIDTAVVSGDVHAATDIHYNVGGATWTVTSADGTDTLDGVEVLEDAVGGKTLLVGGGGFATIQAALDAAADGDTIMLAAGTFGGPLTIDKQVTILGADGAVISGGVLVTADHVTIDGVDFTGAYNFGGLDRPYGLFVTGDHVSIANAVFTGSAEDTRPFGVGGTAADFSLSTSQITGWSEGAYLVQGAQGAITDNTFQGNGNGIVTETVDVTITGNSFSNSDGAHIVSLPFVDTNVGSTIHDNTFLDQDRPISIYLNGAADVVTGSDAGETIHGEYVAGPVTLNGAGGNDRLVGSHGNDIIHGGDGIDTAVVSGDVHAATDVHYNVGDATWTVTSADGTDTLDGVEVLEDAVDGKTLLVGGGGFATIQAALDAAADGDTIMLAAGTFGGPLTIDKQVTILGADGAVISGGVLVTADHVTIDGVDFTGAHNFGGLDRPYGLFVTGDHVSIANAVFTGSAEDTRPFGVGGTAADFSLSHSQITGWSEGAYIVQGAQGSITGNTFEHNGNGIVTETVDVTITGNSFSDSDGAHIAVLPFVDANLSSIGSDNTFLDQARPISVYLNGGAQTVTGSEVGEFITAAYVSGPVTLDGAGGNDRLVGSHGNDIIHGGDGIDTAVVSGDVHAATDIHYNVGGATWTVTSADGTDTLDGVEVLEDAVGGKTLLVGGGGFATIQAALDAAADGDTIMLAAGTFGGPLTIDKQVTILGADGAVISGGVLVTADHVTIDGVDFTGAYNFGGLDRPYGLFVTGDHVSIANAVFTGSAEDTRPFGVGGTAADFSLSTSQITGWSEGAYLVQGAQGAITDNTFQGNGNGIVTETVDVTITGNSFSNSDGAHIAVLPFVDADIPSIASDNTFLDQARPISIYLNGAADVVTGSNAGETIHGEYVAGPVTLDGAGGNDVLNGGAGNDSIDGGAGIDAANYSGDLSAADFTYDVSNGWQVSAGADGNDSLKGVEKVVDGNGETFFLVGGDSEYTTFAAAQAAGGIATTILTPDILPIGLVDSNSATNAVAEGAASGSSTGVIAHAADSTGTGISYSLADDAGGRFTIDQATGEITVANGSLLDFETATTHNVTVRATNGFNHSVDTTFMIEVTNSAPILVDSFAPIAENSTILGSVLTGIDCDDLTFAVAGPDAAKFQIDKNGILSFRTGPDFENPTDIGGNNVYNIVVVAADPSSAFITKSYAITVTDVAPGALSDGNASANTVAENAATGATVGITVVSATGGDAVTYTLLDNAGGRFAINPTTGVITVANGALLDFETATSHEVTVVATDGASTVHENFTINVGDLAGNTVTGTSAANVIDRTQGISGRFATDEDDIINGAGGNDKISGLGGNDNLTGGAGTDTISGGDGNDTFNVSGANDTYDTLSGDGGVDTLKINTAAALTLAKFNATTQSIEVLLGTNNNAINGTGAANTLDFSGLTAKSGVGVISGLEGNDTLIGSAFADSLRGGAGVDSVMGGDGDDTLLVTGTSDSTDILNGGSGTDTLKVEGTSNLTLTNFNASSQSVENWAGNNHGLIGTSAANTLDLSGLQSVNGLTFVDGSGGNDTLIGSAFADSLRGGAGVDSVMGGDGDDTLLVTGASDSTDILNGGSGTDTLKVEGTSNLTLTNFNASSQSIENWAGNNHGLMGTSAANTLDLSGLQSVNGLTFVDGSGGNDTIRGSNFNDVLRGGAGDDTIGGNAGNDTLTGNAGADTFIFATGGDADIITDFVAGTDQIDLTGVADVDTFGDLQMTQVGSAVVIDFGGGDKLTVNNMTIATLVSHQNDFLF